Genomic window (Microbacterium oxydans):
CTGAGCACCGTGGCGGTCGCGCCCACCCGTTCGCGGATGAGCGCGACCGCTCCGGCTCACGCCTCGGCGAGGCCGAGCGTGTCGAGGAGCCAGGCCAGCTCGAACGCCCGCTCCTTCCAGGAGTTGTAGCGTCCGCTCACACCACCGTGCCCGGCGACCATCTCGCACTTGAGCAGCACGTCGGACGCGCCGGCCTCCCGCAGGCGCGCCACCCACTTCGCCGGCTCCACGTACAGGACCCGCGTGTCGTTGAGCGATGTGACGGCGAGGATGCGGGGGTGCTCGACGCCGTCGCGCACGTTCTCGTACGGCGTGTACGACTTCATGTAGGCGTAGACGTCCGCGTCGTGGAGCGGGTCGCCCCACTCGTCCCACTCGATCACGGTCAGCGGCAGCGACGGGTCGAGGATCGTGGTCAGGGCGTCGACGAACGGCACTCCGGCGAGGATGCCGGCGAACAGCTCGGGCGCGAGGTTCGTCACCGCGCCCATCAGCAGTCCACCGGCGCTGCCGCCCTCGGCCACCATGCGGCTCGGCGTGGTCACACCCGTCGCGACCAGGTGCTCGCCGCAGGACACGAAGTCCGTGAACGTGTTCCGCTTGTTGAGCAGCTTGCCGTCCTCGTACCACTGCCGCCCCATCTCGCCGCCGCCGCGGACGTGGGCGACCGCGAAGATCACACCGCGATCCAGCTCCGAGAGCCGCGCGACGGAGAAGCCGGGGTCGATCGAGTGCTCGTAGGAGCCGTAGCCGTACAGGTGCACCGGCCGTGCCTCGGCGCCCGGCTCGCCGAACGAGCGCTTCCACACCAGGGAGATCGGGACGCGCACCCCGTCGGCGGCCGTGGCCCAGTCGCGGCGCTGACCGTACTCCGCGGCGTCATAGCCGCCCAGCACGGCGACCTGCTTGCGCAGCACCAGTTCCTTGGAGGCGAGGTCGAGATCGAAGACGGTGCTCGGCGTGACGAACGAGGTGTAGCCGAGGCGCAGGAAGGGGGAGTGCCATTCGGGGTTGCCGCTCACGCCGGCCGAGTACAGCGGCTCGTCGAAGGAGATCTCCTCGACGGCGTCCGTGGCGTAGTCGAGCAGGCCGACCCGCTCCAGGCCCTCGCTGCGGTACTCCACGGTGGCGAAGTCGCGGAAGGCGTCCATGCCCAGCAGGCGTCTGCCCGGTTCATGGGCGATCACGACGTGTCGCGCGCCCTGCGGGTCGGACGCCGCCACCGAGACGAGCTCGAAGTCGAGGGCACCGTCGTTGTGCAGGATGAGCAGGCGGTCCTCGCCGTCCACCACGGCATGGTCGAGCGAGTACTCGACGCCGTCGCGACGCGGCCAGACCTGGCGGGGCTCGGCCGTGAGGTCACCGGAGAGATCGACGAGGTACTCCTCGCTGGTGATGCTCGAACCGACGCCGATGACG
Coding sequences:
- a CDS encoding S9 family peptidase → MTDAPLAARRSTLRTHHGDTVEDPYEWLRAKESAEVVAHLEAENAHTDAETAHLADLRERLFQEIKGRVQETDLSVPTRRGDWWYYSRTEEGAQYGIHCRAAAEPGDWTPPRLEPGVAVPGEVVLLDGNIEAEGHEFFSLGAFDTTDDATKLLWSTDFEGDELYTVHVRDLVTGTTLEDEIPNTGGAFFTPDGTGVLYTTRDDAWRPDTLWLHRLGTPVSEDVTLFHEPDEKFWLGAGITRSHRYLVIGVGSSITSEEYLVDLSGDLTAEPRQVWPRRDGVEYSLDHAVVDGEDRLLILHNDGALDFELVSVAASDPQGARHVVIAHEPGRRLLGMDAFRDFATVEYRSEGLERVGLLDYATDAVEEISFDEPLYSAGVSGNPEWHSPFLRLGYTSFVTPSTVFDLDLASKELVLRKQVAVLGGYDAAEYGQRRDWATAADGVRVPISLVWKRSFGEPGAEARPVHLYGYGSYEHSIDPGFSVARLSELDRGVIFAVAHVRGGGEMGRQWYEDGKLLNKRNTFTDFVSCGEHLVATGVTTPSRMVAEGGSAGGLLMGAVTNLAPELFAGILAGVPFVDALTTILDPSLPLTVIEWDEWGDPLHDADVYAYMKSYTPYENVRDGVEHPRILAVTSLNDTRVLYVEPAKWVARLREAGASDVLLKCEMVAGHGGVSGRYNSWKERAFELAWLLDTLGLAEA